The Ipomoea triloba cultivar NCNSP0323 chromosome 13, ASM357664v1 genomic interval CCAAGAAGCCCTACTCAAGGTCTATTGTCGGTGCCACACTGGAAGTCATCCAGAAGAAAAGATCTGAAAAGCCAGAAGTTCGTGATGCTGCTCGTGAAGCTGCCTTGCGGTATGCATgttaaactctatattcatgtTCCCTTATATGTAAAGGTTTGTCACCGCCAATTCTCagattttgtgttttgtttctttcaatcCTTACAGTGAAATCAAGGAGAGAATCAAGAAAACCAAGGATGAAAAGAAGGCAAAGAAAGCAGAAGTGATGGCCAAAGCAAAGACAGCTACTAAGGGTAACATGCCCAAAGGCCCTGCTGGCAAGGGTCCTAAACTTGGAGGAGGCGGTGGGAAGAGATAATTTCTTTTCAGTATTTGAGCTTCCATGCTTTTATTTTCTGTTCAATGTTTAAATCACACAAGGGATATTGTATTTCAATGTTTTTGATTAGGCAGACTCCATgttgcaatcttcatcttctaaaTCATCTAAATTTTGTTCACCAGTATGCCTATTTTTGTTTACTCATATgaattccttctttttttttttttttcttt includes:
- the LOC116001614 gene encoding 60S ribosomal protein L24-like, with protein sequence MVLKTELCRFSGAKIYPGKGIRFVRADSQVFLFANSKCKRYFHNRLKPSKLTWTAVYRKQHKKDIAAEAAKKRRRTTKKPYSRSIVGATLEVIQKKRSEKPEVRDAAREAALREIKERIKKTKDEKKAKKAEVMAKAKTATKGNMPKGPAGKGPKLGGGGGKR